In Shewanella sp. VB17, a single genomic region encodes these proteins:
- the dut gene encoding dUTP diphosphatase, with amino-acid sequence MKTPIEVKIVDPRIGTQYPLPSYSTPGSAGMDLRAMTDSNITVAPGETILIPTGISIHIAEPSLAAVILPRSGLGHKQGIVLGNLIGLIDSDYQGPLMISCWNRGEHPFNLSIGDRLAQLVFVPVVQAEFKLVDNFTHSLRGEGGFGHSGTQ; translated from the coding sequence ATGAAGACACCCATTGAAGTTAAAATCGTAGATCCTCGTATTGGAACCCAATATCCATTGCCCAGTTATTCCACACCTGGCAGTGCTGGCATGGATCTTCGAGCAATGACTGACAGCAATATCACTGTCGCACCCGGTGAAACCATATTAATCCCCACAGGGATCTCTATCCATATTGCCGAACCAAGCCTAGCAGCAGTAATTCTGCCCCGTTCAGGATTAGGCCATAAACAAGGTATCGTATTGGGCAATCTTATCGGACTTATCGATTCAGACTATCAAGGGCCCTTGATGATATCTTGTTGGAATAGAGGAGAGCATCCATTTAACTTAAGCATCGGTGACCGCCTAGCTCAATTAGTTTTTGTGCCTGTAGTACAAGCTGAATTTAAGCTTGTCGATAACTTTACTCACTCTTTACGAGGTGAAGGCGGCTTCGGCCATTCAGGCACTCAGTAA